Proteins encoded within one genomic window of Ranitomeya variabilis isolate aRanVar5 chromosome 4, aRanVar5.hap1, whole genome shotgun sequence:
- the LOC143770357 gene encoding uncharacterized protein LOC143770357 produces the protein MGADDQIKMQGPTLQIPSAVPSAIRSPLPLTVPTQMARLATTTPLDLPVPPVVTQPQPQAPPQVVLNLQTGGQMVNAANPMPYGPCGGPIALGPISWSTGLFQCCEDIPICILGSICPFFLPCYLSALFGEMCCFGMLPGAMFALRTGVRERYKIPGSLLNDYCAVCGCLVCALCQMAREIKGREWHGSRLPQPDMRFNLRR, from the exons ATGGGAGCTGACGACCAGATAAAGATGCAGGGGCCCACATTGCAGATTCCTTCGGCTGTGCCATCTGCCATTCGTAGCCCGCTCCCACTGACTGTGCCCACCCAAATGGCTAGACTGGCCACCACTACTCCACTAGATCTCCCTGTGCCGCCAG TTGTCACCCAGCCCCAACCACAGGCACCACCCCAAGTTGTCCTAAATCTGCAAACAGGTGGACAAATGGTTAACGCAGCCAACCCAATGCCTTATGGACCTTGTGGAGGACCCATTGCATTAGGACCCATATCTTGGAGCACCGGACTCTTTCAGTGTTGTGAAGACATTCCAATCT GTATCCTGGGCTCGATCTGTCCATTCTTCCTCCCTTGCTACTTATCGGCACTATTCGGTGAGATGTGCTGCTTTGGCATGCTACCAGGGGCCATGTTTGCACTGAGAACCGGTGTCCGTGAACGCTATAAGATCCCG ggaAGCCTCCTGAACGATTACTGCGCCGTCTGCGGCTGCCTGGTGTGCGCGCTCTGTCAGATGGCGCGAGAAATAAAAGGACGCGAGTGGCACGGCTCCCGGCTACCCCAGCCTGACATGCGCTTCAATCTGCGGAGATAG